A stretch of DNA from Bacteroidales bacterium:
TTTATAATGGTTTCTTCGGTTTCTTCTACTTCAGCCTTTTGTTTGTAGCGTTTTAGCAATGCTTTGATGCGGCTTAACAGCACTTTGGGCTTAATGGGTTTGGTAATGTAATCGTCGCCTCCAGCCTCAAATCCTGCTATCTGGGAATAATCTTCTCCACGGGCAGTAAGAAATGCAATAACAGTATTCTGTAGATCATTATTCTGCCGCATTTTATCACATGTTTCAATTCCGTCCATCTCCGGCATCATCACATCCAGAAGGATAAGGTGAGGTTTTATTTCTTTTGCTTTCTCAATGGCATCCCTGCCATTTTGTGTGGAATATACCTGATATCCGGCTTTTTTTAAATTATACCCGAGAAACTCCAGAACGTCGGGTTCATCATCAACAAGTAAAATTTTATGACTATTGTTTTCCATGGGTTACTGGATTAAAATGAATGGTTCAAAATAAAGAAATTCTTATTAAAAGAACGCTAATTTTTCTTTAACTCCATTTTAAATGAAAGTTAAACGTGTGATCTCATTTATAAATTACTTAATGTAACATTAAACATGAAATAACATCGGGTAATTTGATATGCTATTTATTTGCACTGATCATTTAAACAAAATCAAATGTTGAATTTAAAAATGAAAAACAAAATGAAAACATCTATTTTAAAAATTGGTACAGGTATTCTTCTTGCTTTAATGATCGGGTTTACCGCCTGTGAAGAAGACGAAACGCCTGAAGTAGAAAATCCCAAACTGGTATCTGTGGATGTCGAAAGCGACAATTCAAAAGCAGTTGTTTATTTCAGTGAAGGGATTTACAAGAACGATGATGCCACTGGTGCATTGGATGCAAGCAGCTTTAATGTCACCCTCGATGCAGAAGATCTGGAGATCACCGACTTTACCGTCACCCATACAGCAGGTGACAACAGTGCGGATATCTCCCTGACAATCTCCAGCCAGGAAGCTACCGGTGAGGAGACGATACAGGTTGAAATAGCACAAGGTGCTGCTTATGATGAGGATGGAAAT
This window harbors:
- a CDS encoding response regulator transcription factor gives rise to the protein MENNSHKILLVDDEPDVLEFLGYNLKKAGYQVYSTQNGRDAIEKAKEIKPHLILLDVMMPEMDGIETCDKMRQNNDLQNTVIAFLTARGEDYSQIAGFEAGGDDYITKPIKPKVLLSRIKALLKRYKQKAEVEETEETIIKQSDLTIDKEKYQVKKGEKELILPKKEFELLLLLISKPDKVFTRDEIFSRVWGEDIVVGDRTIDVHIRKLREKIGGEHIKTIKGVGYKYVD